A window of the Citrus sinensis cultivar Valencia sweet orange chromosome 9, DVS_A1.0, whole genome shotgun sequence genome harbors these coding sequences:
- the LOC102621995 gene encoding uncharacterized protein LOC102621995, producing the protein MVKAKIKSLLLRASISLEWKFFILIIKKLDLADSDQKPCQVLNIIWYMLKLLPSIAFFSLDNTKACGSWLYVFVRLPSEVLSSVSGYLHTELFLGYYCVSWL; encoded by the exons ATGGTGAAAGCAAAGATAAAGAGCTTATTGCTGCGTGCATCTATCAGCTTGGAATGGAAGTTTTTCATCTTAATCATCAAGAAGCTTGACTTGGCAGATTCTGATCAGAAGCCTTGCCAAGTCCTAAACATCATCTGGTACATGCTGAAGCTCCTTCCAAGTATAGCATTCTTCAGTTTG GATAATACAAAAGCCTGCGGCAGTTGGCTTTATGTATTTGTAAGATTGCCAAGTGAAGTTCTCAGCAGTGTTTCAGGATATCTCCATACCGAACTTTTCTTAG